Part of the Lichenicola cladoniae genome is shown below.
CTCCTCGCCCTTGCCTTCCAGAAGCTTCGCGCCGTCGACGCCGGCCTGTGCCCCATAGGAGGTGGTCTTGATCGGGTGGTCGTAATAGGCGCCCTCGATCGTCGAGTTCAGCAGGGTGGCGGCCTGGATGACGATGTCATAGGTATCGGCCTTGGTCTGGCCGGACGCCTTGAGGGCCTGCTCCTGTGCCTGCTTGTCCGGAACCCAGGCAGCACCGGTGAAGTGGGCCTTGTTCGCCATCTGCGGCAAGGCAGGCAGGATCTTGACCATCTGGCAGGGTTTCTTTCGGCGGATCGTCGCAGGACACTCCTGCGACGGGCCGCCAGCATTGCCCATGCAACCGCCGAGCGTAACCTTGCCGGGCGGTCGTCATCAATTGATCACAAACACCCGATCACACGTCGAACACCACGCCTTGCGCCAGTGGCAGGGTCTTGCCGTAGTTGATGGTGTTGGTCGCCCTTCGCATGTACGCGCGCCAGCTGTCCGAACCGGACTCGCGGCCACCGCCGGTATCCTTCTCGCCGCCGAAAGCGCCGCCGATCTCCGCACCGGACGGGCCGATATTGACGTTTGCGATGCCGCAGTCGGAGCCCTCGACCGACACGAACCGCTCGGCCTCGTGCAGGTCGCGGGTAAAGATCGACGAGGACAGTCCGGCCGCGACATCGTTCTGCAGGGCGATCGCCTGCTCGAGGCTGCGGTAGCGCATGACATACAGGATCGGCGCGAAGGTCTCCCGCTGCATGATCGCCGGCTGACCACCCGCACCCGGCGGGAATTCGACCAGCGCCGGGCGCATATAGAACGCGTCCTCGCCCGCGACATCGACACGGTCGCCGCCATGGATCGTGCCGCCGGCCTGCTTCGCCTCGGCCAGGGCCGCAACCATGCCGTCATGGGCGGCATGGTCGATCAGCGGGCCGACCAGCACGCCGGGCACGCGGGGATCGCCCACGCGCACCGAGCCGTAGGCGGATTTCAGCCGGTCGACGAACACATCGTACACTTCCTCCTGCACGAACAACCGGCGCAGCGTGGTGCAGCGCTGTCCGGCCGTGCCCATCGCCGCGAACGCGACGCCGCGCAACGCCAGGTCGAGGTCGGCGGTGTCGGACACGATCGCCGCGTTGTTGCCGCCGAGCTCGAGTATCTGGCGGGCGAACCGTGCCGCCAGCTTCGGCGCCACCGCACGTCCCATCGCGGTCGATCCGGTCGCCGACACCAGCGCCACCAGCCGGTGCTCGACCAGCGCCGCGCCGACGGCGGCATCGCCGATCAGCACCGAGGACAGCGCCTCCGGCGCGTCCGCCCCGAACCGCTGCCGGGCGCGCTCGAACAGCGCCTGCACGCCGAGTGCGGTCAGCGGGGTTTTCTCCGACGGTTTCCACACCACGCTGTTGCCGCACACCAGCGCAAGCGCCGCGTTCCAGGCCCAGACGGCGACCGGGAAGTTGAACGCGGAGATGATGCCGACCACGCCGAGCGGATGCCAGCTCTCCATCATCCGGTGCTGCGGGCGTTCGGTGGCGATGGTCAGGCCATACAGCTGGCGCGACAGCCCGACCGCGAAGTCGCAGATGTCGATCATCTCCTGGACCTCGCCCAGACCCTCCGACGTCACCTTGCCGGCCTCGAGCGTGACCAGCCGCCCCAGATCGTCCTTGGCGGCGCGAAGCTCCTCGCCGAGCAGCCGCACCAGCTCGCCACGGCGCGGGGCCGGCACGGTGCGCCAGGCCAGGTGGGCCTCGTGCGCGCGCTCGATCACCGGTGCGGCGGAAGCAGGGTCGACCACGGCCAGGCGGGCGGTCTCCTCGCCGGTCAGCGGCGACCGGGCGACCAGGTCACCGCGTCGGAGCAAGGCCGGATCAACGCCGAACCCGGTCAGCAGCGCGACCGCCTCGGCGGCGACGGAGGCGGGACTGGTCGTGGTGGACTGGTCGAGGATTGTCATCGGTTCCGGCTCCCGGGCAGTGAACTCTGTATGGTGTGGGGCACCCGTCAGGCTGCCCGCGAGGATTGCCCGATGGTCTCGTAATGCCGGCCGAACCGGTTGGCGAGGAAGTCGGCAAGCGCGATCTCTTCCTGCCGGACGAAACCGTGGCCGCGCACCTTGTGTGCCGCCAGCATGTCGAGCACGGCGCAGATGCCGGATGCGGTGGTGATCTGGATGGCGCTGCGGGTGACGCCGCCGATCGATGCCGAGCGGATATGGTTGGCGTAGTTTTCCTGCATCAGCTGCCCCCCGCGCATCCCGGTGACGGTCACGAACACGATCACCACGTCCTGCATGGTGATCGGGATCGCGGTCTCCAGGATGTCCTTGAGCAGTGGGCGGCGGTCGCGCAGGCCGAGATCGTGCAGCAGCATCCGCATGATCGCCGCATGGCCCGGATATCGGATGGTGCGGTAATTCAAGTTGCGCACCCGGCCGGCCAGCGTCTCGCACAGCGACCCAAGGCCACCAGAGGTGTTGAACGCCTCGTAGGCGACACCGTCGAGCGCGAAACTCTCCAGCTCCTCCAGCGGCAGGGTCTGGCGCAGCATGCCGTCGACGATCGCCTCGCACGGCTCGCAGTATTCGTTGATGACGCCGTCAGTGCTCCAGGTCAGGTTGTAGCCGAGCGCGTTGGACGGAAACTGCGGCAGCGCACCGACCCGCATGCGCACGTCCTGCAGGCTGTCGAAATGCTGCACCAGGTCGTGCGCCACGATGGTGATGAAGCCGGGCGCCAGGCCGCATTGCGGGATGAACGCGGTATCGGCGCCCTCCGCCAGGCCACGCACGATGCGGGTGCTGGCGACATCCTCGGTGAGATCGAGGTAGTGCGCCCGGGCGGCCTTGGCAGCGGTGGCGATCCGGGTGGTGAGCTGGAACGGACCGGCATTCAGGACCGCGAACATGCCACCCAGGGCGTTGGTCAGCGCCGCCTCGTCGGCGATGTCGATGACCTGGCGCTCGACCGGCTGGCTGGTCTGCAGGCGTGCCAGCTGGTCGGCATCGCGATCGAGCACGGTAACCGCGTAGCTGCCGCACGATGCCAGCAGTTCGGCGATCATCGTCCCGATCTTGCCTGCCCCGATGATGGCGATTTTCTGCATGGGCAGGCTCTCCGTTTGCTTGATGTCCATCCTGACGCGAGCCGGGGCGACGGCGAGACGCCAAACGGCGGCGATACGGCGGCAATCTCGGCGTATCGACGCGAATGCCGCCGATGTGCCGAAATCGTGATCGGCCTGGTTGATCGATGGCACGCGCTGACCAAATGATGCGTCGGTGCCGATCAGGCCCGGACAGCTACTGCGGATCCGACGTGTACGCATCAGACGACGTCAACGCGCTATTGGCCGCAACCGCATTTCTGCAGGACGGCGGCGATGCCGGGCTGCGGCTCCGCGCAACCGACTGGTCCGCCTCGTCGCTGGGCGAGCCGTCCGGATGGCCGCAAGGCCTCAAGGCGGCGATCGGCCTGCTGCTTCCCTCGCGTGCGCAGATCTGCCTGTTCTGGGGCCCGGAGCTGATCGCGTTCTACAATGACGGCTACAGCGTCGCGATCGGCGACAATCATCCCTCCGCACTTGGAAAGCCGGCGCGGGAGGGATGGTCCGCGCTGTGGGACGTGCTGGAACCACTGCTGCAGGGCGTGATTCGCACCGGACAGGGATTCGAGGATGGCGGCCACCTGTTTGCACAGAAGCGGCACGGCTTCATCGAGCACACCTACTTCGACATCTCGTACAACCCGGTGCGCGGTGCCGAAGGCCGGGTCGAGGGCGTGTTCTGCATCGTCAGCGAACAGACCAGGCGCATCGTCGATGAGCGCCGGTTGAACACGCTGCGGATACTTTCACTGCGCCAGGGCATCGGCCACGCCGACGAGGCGGCACGCAGCTTCGTGGACGTGCTGGCCGATATCGGCCTGGCCGATACACCCTGTTCGATGGTGTATTTGCGCCAGCCGGACGGCACGCTCCGGTTTACGGCCGGCCATGGCGGCGAACCGGAACCCGACCTGCATCAGGTCCGGCCGCTGGGCGACCTGGCCGTCGACCCGAGGCTGGCGGCACTGGAGCGGGTCGCCCGGACCGGCCTGGTCGAGACGATCGATTGCCATCTGCTGGCCCGCTCGCCGGTGGAGGCCGCGAACCGGCTGGTTCTTCTGCCGCTGCATGCGGGACGTGAAATCACCGGCGTGCTGGTGGCGACCGAGAACAGGCACGTCCAGCCGGGAGCGGATTACAGCCGCTTCTTCGAGCTGCTGGCAGCCCAGCTTTCTGCGTTGCTATCGGCGGCCCGCGTGCTCGCGGAGGAGCGTCATCGCACCGCCGCCCTGGAACAGCAGGTTGCGGCCGCCTTGGCCGAGCGCGCGACCACGGAGGCGCAGCTGCGGCAGTCGCAGAAGATGGAGGCGATCGGCAAGCTGACCGGCGGCGTCGCGCATGATTTCAATAACCTGCTCCAGGTGGTCAGCGGCAACCTGGAGCTGCTGAGCCGCGACGTCGCCGGCAACGAGCGTGCGGAGCGCCGGATCGGCAACGCGCTGGCCGGCGTGGCCCGGGGCGCCAGGCTGTCCGGCCAGCTTCTCGCCTTCAGCCGCAAGCAGACGCTGGTGCCCAGGGTGGTTTGCGTCGAGCGGCTGGTGGCCGGACTGGACGACATGCTCAGGCGATCGCTGGGCGAGGCGATCGAGATCCGCACCACGATCCGCGACCGGATCTGGAACGTGCTGATCGATCCGGCGCAGATGGAGAACGCCCTGCTCAACCTGGCGATCAACGCCCGCGACGCGATGGAGGAGCAGGGGGATGGCCGCCGCCAGCTCGCCATCGAGGTGGACAACGTCCGGCTTGCCGAAGGCGATGCGCCGTTGCAGCCCGACGTATCCGCCGGCCACTACGTCATGGTCGCGGTCACCGATACCGGCAGCGGCATGACCCCCGATATCATCGAACAGGTGTTCGAGCCGTTTTTCTCGACCAAGCAGGAGGGTCGTGGAACCGGCCTTGGGCTATCGATGGTGCAGGGTTTCGTCAGCCAGTCCGGCGGCCACATCAGGATCGAGAGCGAGCCCGGACACGGCACCACCATCCGGCTCTATTTGCCGCGAACGACCCGGGCCGAGGATACCGACCCCGCGATATCGGCCAGCCCGGTGCAGGGTGGCACCGAAACGATCCTGCTGGTGGAGGATGATGACGGCGTGCGCGATATCGCCGCCGCCATGGTCGGCGAGCTCGGCTACAGAGTGCTGAGCGCCAAGGATGCAGCCGGCGCGCTCGATGTGATCGGGAGCGGCGCCGACGTGGATCTGCTGTTCACCGACGTGATCATGCCGGGCTGGTTGCGCGGTCCGGAACTCGCCCGCAAAGCGCGCGAACGCATCCCCGGCCTGCCTGTGCTGTTCACCTCCGGCTATGCCGACGACGCGATCCTGCAGGGCGGCCCGCTCGATGCCGGTGTGGGCCTGCTGGCCAAGCCGTACACGCGCGAGGCACTGGCGCAGAAGCTGCGGCAGGTACTGCCGATGTCGGGACCGGACCACGATGGCGGGCCGGCTCGCGACATGGCCGGGTCAAGGACGGTCCTGCGGCTGCTTCTGGTCGAGGACGACAAGCTGATCCGAGACAACAGCGCCGAGCTGCTTACCGAGGACGGTCATGTGGTGACCCGGGCAGCCAGTGCGGAAAGGGCGATCGAGGTCCTGGAGCAGGGGCAGATCGACGTGCTGATCACCGATCTCGGCCTGCCCGGGATCGACGGGCTGGAACTGGCGCGCATCGCCCGGCGGCAACGGCCGCTGCTCGGCCTGGTGTTCTCCACCGGCACCGATAGTCCAGACATCCTGGCATCGGGCCCGCTGGCGGACGCGGTGCTGCTTCGCAAGCCCTATGACAGGAAGTCCCTGGTCGCCGCGGTCGCGGCGGCGTCGGTGGTTCGCCGGTCAGTGCCGTAGCAGGGCGAGCAGCACCTCGGCGAGAATGAGCACGACGATCACGAACTCCATGGCCGCCGCGCGACCGCCCGAGGCTTCCTCGTAAAGGGCGGTGTAGGTATCGCGGATGATCGACAGCTTGCGATCGACGGCGGCGCTCACCACGCTGACCCGGAACAGATCCAGCGCCGCGGTGTAGATCCGGGCGAGATAGACGTCCTCGGTGACCTGCAGCGCGTTGTCCACCTTCTCGGTCAGCTCGGTCACTTCGGCGACCAGCGCATAGAAGCGGCGGGCCAGGCTGGCGAAGCGGCGCGAGCTCAGGAAGCCGCCGATCCGATGGGTCCTCTCGACGAGGTCGTACATGCGCGGCAGTTCGTCATCGAGCAGCTCGTCGTAGTAGCGCATCTCGAGCAGCTGGGCGTTCGCCACCTCGATCACGTCCAGCACATCGGAGTCGCCCCGTGGCTCGTACAGGAAGCCACGGTCCCAGGTCAGCACCACTAGGTCGTCGGTGTAGTAGGAGAAGCGCTTGCGCATCAGGTCGGCGCGCGCGCCTTCGGACAGGGGCAGAACCTCGCCGGAGAGCAGCGGCGTCAGGTCGTATCCGTCCAGCAACGAGGCCGCCGTCATCGGCCGGTCGAAGGCGTGCACCACGCCGACCAGGTAGTCTTCCTGGAGATCCGATCGTTGCGGACGCGTCATCGCGGTATCCAGCACTGCATGCATCTCGCCGGCGAGGCGCATCCAGACCGGATGGTCGGAGCCCGGACCGACCGCCACATCGATCGCATTCAGCAGATCGGAGAACTCAGGCCAGCCAAGATCCTTGACCGGCACCGCAAGCGAGAGGGTGAGCACGCCGAAATCATAGAGCCGCGCCGTAACGACCGCGGTGACCTGGCTGTCCGGCAGCGTAAGCAGCACCGGCTCGAGCGGCAGCACGATCGGCGGCACGTCGTAGGACATTGCCTTGGGCAAGGTCGTGTTGAGGCGTTTGCGTGCGCTGCTGGTGCCGGTGTGGCGGTGCCAGAGCTCCGCTGCCTGGACCAGATCGGCGGAGTAGGAAAAGTCGAACAACCGATATGCGATGATCTCGGCCGAAACGATTTTCAGCGCGTCCCGGGCTGACAGCAGAAAGCTCCTCGATCGGTCAATGACTTGTCGAGCGTAGCACGATCGATCGCTCCTGTCTGCCCGCCGCGGCCACCGGCGGCTTGCTACAGACCGGATGGCGCCTTGAAGCGGTGGCGTAACGTCACGATGGTGCGGCTTGCATGGGCGAGAAAGGCGGGGCGAAGTGATCCGGATCGAGACCGAGCGGCTGATACTGCGAACGCCGACGGAGGCGGATCTCGATGCCTACCTGGCCTATCGCAACGAGCCGGCCGCGCTGCTGGCGCAGCACCTAGAGCCCGCAGATCGGCAGGAGGCGCGGGCGTTCCTGCTCGCCCAGCAAGAGCTTTCCGAGGACGCGGCAGGCTGGCGGATGCTGGGGATCGAGCAAAAGCATCGGTCGGACGCCAAGGGCAGGATCGTCGGCGAGGTCGGCGTGTTCGTGGAGGCAAACAAGCCGGACGAAGGAAATGTGGGATGGTGGCTACATTCCGAGGCACGCGGACGTGGCCTCGCGACCGAGGCGGCGTTCGCGCTGCTCGGGTGGTGCTTCGACGCGCGCAGGCTGCACCGGGTGACCTCGGCATGCCTGGCGGACAACGCGGGATCGTTACGCATCATGCAACGGCTGGGAATGCGCATCGAAAGCCGGATGCAGGAGAGCCGCAAGCTTGGCGACGAATGGCATGACGAGATCGAATGCGCGATGCTGTCACGCGAATGGAACGAACGCAGCGACTGCAGCCGATCCTTGGCCGAGTTTCGCTCGCCGAACTGAAACCGTCAGTCGTGGTAGAGAACCGAGCGCCCGCCATCGATCGCAATGCTCGCGGCATTGATGAAAGGCGCCTCGTCGGACGCGAGAAACACCGCGGTCATCGCGACTTCCTCTGGGCGCCCGATGCGCTTCGGCGGATGCAGCGACTCCGCGCGGCTGCGTTCTGCGGCCGGATCGGCGAACGTGGCCCAGTAGTCGCGGGCGATCTCGGTATCGATGTAGCCGGGCGCGATGGCGTTCACCCGCACGCCCCGAGCCGCATATTCGATCCCGAGCGCTCGCGTGAGACCGAGCAGGCCGTGCTTGGCGACCGGATAGGGAAATGTTCCTGGAATGATCGTGCTCGAATGGCTCGATGCGATATTCACGATCGCTCCCTGCCCCTGCTCCAGCATGGAGGGCAGGGCGGCGCGGCACATATGCCAGACCCCGTCGAGATCGACCGCGAAGCAGCGCCGCCACTCCTCCGCCGATGTCTGCAGCGGCTCATGGAACACGTTGATGCCGGCATTGTTGACGAGGATGTCGAGCCGTCCGAACGCGGCCAGCGTCCGTGCCACGACCGCTTCCGCCGAAGCCGGCAGCGAGACATCGGTCTCGACGAACAGGGCGCGAGCCCCCTGCCCGCTCAACTCGGCCGCAATGGCGGCGCCGGTCACCGGATCCTTTTCCGCAATCACCACCGCAGCGCCCTCGAGCGCAAAACGCCGGGCGATGGCAGCACCGATGCCGCGGCCGGCGCCGGTGACGATCGCGACCTTATCGGCGAGGCGGCCGGCCATCACCAATCCACCACGGTGCCATCGGGAAGCACTGCCTCGGTCGCCGCAAGGATCTCCTGCTTGAACGGGTGCCTGGCCGCGACCGTTTCGTCGATCTCGATGCCGAGGCCCGGCGCTTCGGGAAGCTGCCAGTATCCGTCGACCATGCGGATCGGGCCCTGCAGCACCTCGCCGTACCACGGCACGGCACCGGCCATCTCTTCCTGGATCACGAAGTTCGGGGTCGCGATGTCGAAATGCAGTGCTGCCACGCCGGCGAGAGGCCCAAGCGGATTATGCGGCGCGATCCCGACACCCGCCACTTCCGCCGCCGCCGCGATCTTGCGCGCTTCGGTAAAGCCGCCGACATGGCAGAGATCGGGCTGCGCGATATCGATCGAACGGTCGCGGAACAGCGGCGCGAATTCCCAGCGATCGACCAGCCGCTCGCCGGCCGCAAGCGGCACATGGGTGCGTGCCGCGAGCATGCGCATGCCATCGGTGTCCTGTGGCGGCAGCGGCTCCTCGACGAACAGCGGCCGTCCCTCGGCAATCGCGTCGATGTAGTGGAGGGCCGCGCCGACGGAGGCGCAGCGACCGTGGAAATCGACCATCAGCTCCACGTCGTCCCCGACGGCCTTGCGCAGTTCGGCCATCATCCGGGCCACGTTGTCGATCTCGCGTGGCGGAGCCGTATAGTGGGTGTACGGGATGAACACGACCTTCATGGCCGTGTAGCCACGCGCCAGGACCTCGTGCGCGCGCTCCACCAGCGGTCCGACCGACATGCTATTGTACACTGCATCGATCTGGCCGAGGCCCAGATGCGTGTAGACTTTGACCTTGTCGCGCATCTTGCCGCCGAGAAGCCGCCATACGGGCACGCCGAGACTCTTGCCCAGTATGTCCCACAGCGCCACCTCGATGCCGGCGACGGCGCTGGTGCCGATCACGCCGATGCGCCAGAAACCATGCTTTTGCATGATGCGCAGCAACTGCTCGATATCGCGCGGATCGCGACCGATGATGAGCGGCGCCAGATCCTCGACCGCACCCGCGACCGCGCGGGTCTTCCACTCCAGCGTCGCCTCGCCCCAGCCATACAGGCCGGGCTGGTCGGTATCGACACGCACGAAGATCCAGTTGCGCATCTCGGCATTGACGACGACGGTACGAATACCGGTGATTTTCATGCGGCTTTCCTGACGAGCCCGGTCGCTTCACGCGGACGGAACGATACCGACCGGCTAAGTGTTTCGCCGGGTGCCAGCACAACCAGTCCGGCAAGATCGGCCGAGCGATGGGCGTTTGCCGCATGGGTCATCGGCTCGAAGCAGAAATAGTCCCCGGTAAAGTCCGGTTCGAAGCGACGGTCCGACATGAAGACGTAATAATCCTCGAAGGCCAGGTCCGCGTCGATCGCCAACGCCAGCTGCCGCTCGGGCCAGGCGATCTCGGCGGTGCCGTTCCAGCCTGCAAACCCGTTATTGATCCAGCGCCGCGGCGGCATCGTCGGCTGCCGGAAATCGAGGTCCGGCGGAACCGCCTCGCGTACGCCGGGCATGAACTCGGCTTCTTCCGGATAGAAGCCCCTGGCAGAAGCCTGGAGCGTGGTGCCCGGCGTCAGCGGATAATAGGGGTGCAGGCCGAGGCCGAACGGCAACGCGCTACCGCCCTGGTTGGTGACCCCCAGCGCGACGACGAGTTTTTGGTCGGTCACCGTATAATTGATGGTCGCCGCATAGGCGTACGGGCTGAGGCGATCAGCGTCGCGGGTCATGGCGAAGGCGACGGACGTATCGGTGCGTGCGGAAACCGACCAATGGGACAGCCAGCCATCGCCATGCAGATAATGCCGGTCCCAGGGCTGGTTCGGCTGGAACTCGTACTCGCTACCCGCAAAGGAGAACCGGTTATCCAGCACCCGGTTGCAGAACGGCAGCAGCGGGAAGCAGGCTGCCTTCAACGGATCGCCGCCATGCGCCCTGCCGTCCCGCATCAACGGGATCTCGATGCCGTTGGTATCCCGCCAGACAAAACCGGCAATGACCGCGCCCCGGCGATCGAGATCGACACTCAACCGACCGGCCGTCAGGCGCACCGCATCCACGTCCGGCATCAATCCTCGACCCGGATGATGATCTTGCCCGACCGGCCGGTTGCCGCCAGCGCATAGGCGGCCGGCGCCTCGGTCAGGGCGAAGCGGTCGGTAATGAGATCGCGCGGATACAGCTTCCAGTCGGCAAGATCCTCGGCGCACTGGTCCATGTTGTGCAGGCTGGTCACCCACGAGCCGATGATGCGTCGCTGCTGGTGCATGAGGTCGTCGCTGACCTTGAAGGTGACCTCGCCGGTTTCGCCGATATAGACGCAGCGGCCCCAGCTATGGGTCGCCTGGAGCGCCAGCAGCCGTCCGCGCGCATTGCCCGAGCAGTCGAGCGTCACCGTTGCGCCGCCACGCGTGACGGTCCGGACCGCCTCGAGCGTGTCCGGGCCGGCGACGAACCCGTGCGTCACCAGGCCGAGCCGCGTCGCGGTGTCCACCCGATCCTGCTGGGTGTCGACGCCGATGGTCATTTTCGCACCACGGCCTTTGGCCAGCATCAGCGCCGCGAGCCCGACCGGGCCCAGCCCCACCACCATCACGGTATCGCTTCCCGAGACCTCCCCGCGCAGGATCCCCTCATAGGCCGTGCCGACGCCGCACGAGATGAAGCAGCCATCCTCGTAGGTGAGCGTGTCCGGTAGCTTGACGAGATCCTTCTCGTCGGCGACCAGATACTGGGCGTGGCCACCGTCCCGCTGCCAGCCATAGGCGGCGCGCATCGGAT
Proteins encoded:
- the amaB gene encoding L-piperidine-6-carboxylate dehydrogenase yields the protein MTILDQSTTTSPASVAAEAVALLTGFGVDPALLRRGDLVARSPLTGEETARLAVVDPASAAPVIERAHEAHLAWRTVPAPRRGELVRLLGEELRAAKDDLGRLVTLEAGKVTSEGLGEVQEMIDICDFAVGLSRQLYGLTIATERPQHRMMESWHPLGVVGIISAFNFPVAVWAWNAALALVCGNSVVWKPSEKTPLTALGVQALFERARQRFGADAPEALSSVLIGDAAVGAALVEHRLVALVSATGSTAMGRAVAPKLAARFARQILELGGNNAAIVSDTADLDLALRGVAFAAMGTAGQRCTTLRRLFVQEEVYDVFVDRLKSAYGSVRVGDPRVPGVLVGPLIDHAAHDGMVAALAEAKQAGGTIHGGDRVDVAGEDAFYMRPALVEFPPGAGGQPAIMQRETFAPILYVMRYRSLEQAIALQNDVAAGLSSSIFTRDLHEAERFVSVEGSDCGIANVNIGPSGAEIGGAFGGEKDTGGGRESGSDSWRAYMRRATNTINYGKTLPLAQGVVFDV
- the dgoD gene encoding galactonate dehydratase; this encodes MKITGIRTVVVNAEMRNWIFVRVDTDQPGLYGWGEATLEWKTRAVAGAVEDLAPLIIGRDPRDIEQLLRIMQKHGFWRIGVIGTSAVAGIEVALWDILGKSLGVPVWRLLGGKMRDKVKVYTHLGLGQIDAVYNSMSVGPLVERAHEVLARGYTAMKVVFIPYTHYTAPPREIDNVARMMAELRKAVGDDVELMVDFHGRCASVGAALHYIDAIAEGRPLFVEEPLPPQDTDGMRMLAARTHVPLAAGERLVDRWEFAPLFRDRSIDIAQPDLCHVGGFTEARKIAAAAEVAGVGIAPHNPLGPLAGVAALHFDIATPNFVIQEEMAGAVPWYGEVLQGPIRMVDGYWQLPEAPGLGIEIDETVAARHPFKQEILAATEAVLPDGTVVDW
- a CDS encoding saccharopine dehydrogenase family protein, which translates into the protein MRTRRIRSSCPGLIGTDASFGQRVPSINQADHDFGTSAAFASIRRDCRRIAAVWRLAVAPARVRMDIKQTESLPMQKIAIIGAGKIGTMIAELLASCGSYAVTVLDRDADQLARLQTSQPVERQVIDIADEAALTNALGGMFAVLNAGPFQLTTRIATAAKAARAHYLDLTEDVASTRIVRGLAEGADTAFIPQCGLAPGFITIVAHDLVQHFDSLQDVRMRVGALPQFPSNALGYNLTWSTDGVINEYCEPCEAIVDGMLRQTLPLEELESFALDGVAYEAFNTSGGLGSLCETLAGRVRNLNYRTIRYPGHAAIMRMLLHDLGLRDRRPLLKDILETAIPITMQDVVIVFVTVTGMRGGQLMQENYANHIRSASIGGVTRSAIQITTASGICAVLDMLAAHKVRGHGFVRQEEIALADFLANRFGRHYETIGQSSRAA
- a CDS encoding SDR family oxidoreductase, whose amino-acid sequence is MAGRLADKVAIVTGAGRGIGAAIARRFALEGAAVVIAEKDPVTGAAIAAELSGQGARALFVETDVSLPASAEAVVARTLAAFGRLDILVNNAGINVFHEPLQTSAEEWRRCFAVDLDGVWHMCRAALPSMLEQGQGAIVNIASSHSSTIIPGTFPYPVAKHGLLGLTRALGIEYAARGVRVNAIAPGYIDTEIARDYWATFADPAAERSRAESLHPPKRIGRPEEVAMTAVFLASDEAPFINAASIAIDGGRSVLYHD
- a CDS encoding aldose 1-epimerase, producing MPDVDAVRLTAGRLSVDLDRRGAVIAGFVWRDTNGIEIPLMRDGRAHGGDPLKAACFPLLPFCNRVLDNRFSFAGSEYEFQPNQPWDRHYLHGDGWLSHWSVSARTDTSVAFAMTRDADRLSPYAYAATINYTVTDQKLVVALGVTNQGGSALPFGLGLHPYYPLTPGTTLQASARGFYPEEAEFMPGVREAVPPDLDFRQPTMPPRRWINNGFAGWNGTAEIAWPERQLALAIDADLAFEDYYVFMSDRRFEPDFTGDYFCFEPMTHAANAHRSADLAGLVVLAPGETLSRSVSFRPREATGLVRKAA
- a CDS encoding zinc-dependent alcohol dehydrogenase family protein, which produces MSMMLAAYLPGNDQVDLREVAVPVPGIGQVRLRMKASGLCGSDIHYIYHKHVGEKGARYMGVVAGHEPSGQIESLGAGCRHFKEGDRVAVYHISGCGFCRSCRKGYQISCTDPMRAAYGWQRDGGHAQYLVADEKDLVKLPDTLTYEDGCFISCGVGTAYEGILRGEVSGSDTVMVVGLGPVGLAALMLAKGRGAKMTIGVDTQQDRVDTATRLGLVTHGFVAGPDTLEAVRTVTRGGATVTLDCSGNARGRLLALQATHSWGRCVYIGETGEVTFKVSDDLMHQQRRIIGSWVTSLHNMDQCAEDLADWKLYPRDLITDRFALTEAPAAYALAATGRSGKIIIRVED
- a CDS encoding GNAT family N-acetyltransferase, with product MIRIETERLILRTPTEADLDAYLAYRNEPAALLAQHLEPADRQEARAFLLAQQELSEDAAGWRMLGIEQKHRSDAKGRIVGEVGVFVEANKPDEGNVGWWLHSEARGRGLATEAAFALLGWCFDARRLHRVTSACLADNAGSLRIMQRLGMRIESRMQESRKLGDEWHDEIECAMLSREWNERSDCSRSLAEFRSPN
- a CDS encoding response regulator, producing MYASDDVNALLAATAFLQDGGDAGLRLRATDWSASSLGEPSGWPQGLKAAIGLLLPSRAQICLFWGPELIAFYNDGYSVAIGDNHPSALGKPAREGWSALWDVLEPLLQGVIRTGQGFEDGGHLFAQKRHGFIEHTYFDISYNPVRGAEGRVEGVFCIVSEQTRRIVDERRLNTLRILSLRQGIGHADEAARSFVDVLADIGLADTPCSMVYLRQPDGTLRFTAGHGGEPEPDLHQVRPLGDLAVDPRLAALERVARTGLVETIDCHLLARSPVEAANRLVLLPLHAGREITGVLVATENRHVQPGADYSRFFELLAAQLSALLSAARVLAEERHRTAALEQQVAAALAERATTEAQLRQSQKMEAIGKLTGGVAHDFNNLLQVVSGNLELLSRDVAGNERAERRIGNALAGVARGARLSGQLLAFSRKQTLVPRVVCVERLVAGLDDMLRRSLGEAIEIRTTIRDRIWNVLIDPAQMENALLNLAINARDAMEEQGDGRRQLAIEVDNVRLAEGDAPLQPDVSAGHYVMVAVTDTGSGMTPDIIEQVFEPFFSTKQEGRGTGLGLSMVQGFVSQSGGHIRIESEPGHGTTIRLYLPRTTRAEDTDPAISASPVQGGTETILLVEDDDGVRDIAAAMVGELGYRVLSAKDAAGALDVIGSGADVDLLFTDVIMPGWLRGPELARKARERIPGLPVLFTSGYADDAILQGGPLDAGVGLLAKPYTREALAQKLRQVLPMSGPDHDGGPARDMAGSRTVLRLLLVEDDKLIRDNSAELLTEDGHVVTRAASAERAIEVLEQGQIDVLITDLGLPGIDGLELARIARRQRPLLGLVFSTGTDSPDILASGPLADAVLLRKPYDRKSLVAAVAAASVVRRSVP